A DNA window from Paenibacillus andongensis contains the following coding sequences:
- the essC gene encoding type VII secretion protein EssC has product MSDFLVAICIDNIVKELKLSTLLSKQTGSVLDREFLDSSVDLLLPFYKSDQSWMVGIADRSKAIITVNSEEVSEKIIEHADYITVKDVENDIQYSLLILSLEKHALEFHKYYLENNKNIFIGRLPESDIYFNINNMISRKHAALRVEANGDTYIEDLSGKTGVYVNGQRMNSAKLKIGDIVFIIGLKIVYMGGYIAVSSNIAGATLQPFLQPNIAEPLAESKTRNTFYTRSPRIMKTLESGVFEIDAPPPIQKSRRMPLIFTLGPSLTMVIAMLASLGFTIARASSGSSIAMSLTMTVSMMIGAILWPTLMNRYQKRLELADENYRQKRYAQYIEQQKAILDDKYQRNSRILQETHFPGPNQIYNIMKNKESERRLWERKPSDSDFLEVRLGKGERDFEVQVTFPKQGFMLDEDPLINEPAKLAQKYAKLHDAPITVSLLDERTVGLIGDREKIMNNMKCMALHLAGLHAYDEVKMVFVYNEFESAHFEWTKELPHVWSTNRNIRYVATNKNEVHQLFNAIDEAVKEREQGSSRDSRSNGLLKPHFVVFIADEKLVDNEPLMRYIANPHNVVSISGVFIYGGISKLPKDCEVIIQNDDSECGIYYKNKLNNRLMKFTADEVRNEDLVDFSQRLSTVSVKTESMNLSVPERVSFLGMYKAGNIEELNIERFWSENLSYQSLAAPIGIKAGGELFSLDIHENYHGCHGLVAGMTGSGKSEFLQTYIISAAINFHPHDLSFVLIDYKGGGMANIFDGMPHIAGKITNLSGSQLNRSLISIKAELNQRQLLFNQYGINHIDKYQKLYKEGKASIPLPHLAIISDEFAQLKTQQPDFMRELIDVAQIGRSLGIHLILATQKPSGVVDDQIWSNSKFRVCLKVLDKYDSNEMIKKPDAAMIKLPGRCYVQVGYDEIFEFVQSGYSGSEYVPVDGYIDEEDRTVSLINNTATPLHVAKEEMKGRKTGKSQLESLIDKVIEIAARNEIEPIRLWMEPLQEEIALSEIEGFGAYGFNGREWQESDKHLEATIGLADFPRKQKQLPLTVNLMKDGHIVVYGTSGMGKTTFVQTLLYSLAYTYSPDDIHMYVFDFGGRTLGYFSELPHCGGVFYADDEDRVEDTVNGLLELMEQRKRLFSENNVGSFDGYISATKKKLPAVVLVVDNYSVLKERFYRLEDNIVKLASNGKTYGIYLIITGNSKGAVFYKVTEHVSNFVTLRLNDSMHYREVLNTSVPLDLDHVRGRGLTVVGEVIEFQTALVAKKNNEIELVSYIREQIARMSASWTGEEAALDGVHEAVAYVAAASEAKASKQKPQSASLRSDTNHALPLIEIDEHALYVGNSPRNNAPKGLALKDLHTFFIGGQEETGKTAMLKSLITDMNQYVGRQVMFIDRDNQELQSFCEEARVDRYMSLASEVDDFIKELAAIVKERSTEYEVLRTNVETEDDVYGFMLKYQKQFIFINGFSDFYDMISDDAADKLDRLIPICKGLNIYFITMDNFAELKEYAPTPLYLHLVKAEKGIVMGGSVSKQPIFTFENMNQQDRNKVLPAGHGFLFDNNKFEVITMPY; this is encoded by the coding sequence ATGTCAGACTTTTTGGTAGCCATATGTATAGACAACATCGTAAAAGAGTTAAAGCTTAGTACTCTGCTAAGTAAACAGACCGGTTCAGTGCTAGATCGTGAGTTTCTGGACAGTAGCGTAGATCTTCTCTTACCGTTCTATAAGTCCGATCAGTCGTGGATGGTGGGAATAGCTGATAGAAGCAAAGCAATCATAACGGTTAATAGTGAAGAAGTCAGTGAAAAAATCATCGAACACGCCGATTATATTACGGTTAAAGATGTAGAGAATGATATCCAGTACAGCCTGCTTATCCTTTCTTTAGAGAAGCATGCATTAGAGTTTCACAAATATTACTTAGAAAACAACAAAAATATCTTTATCGGCCGATTGCCGGAAAGTGATATTTATTTCAACATAAATAACATGATCTCCAGAAAGCATGCCGCATTAAGAGTGGAGGCCAATGGGGATACGTATATCGAGGATTTGTCTGGTAAAACCGGCGTTTATGTCAATGGCCAACGAATGAACTCCGCAAAACTTAAGATAGGGGACATCGTCTTCATCATTGGTCTGAAGATCGTCTATATGGGAGGGTACATTGCGGTTAGCAGCAATATAGCGGGAGCTACGCTGCAACCGTTCCTTCAACCCAACATCGCAGAGCCTCTTGCCGAAAGCAAAACCAGAAACACATTCTACACGCGCTCGCCTCGAATTATGAAAACGTTAGAATCCGGAGTGTTCGAGATTGATGCGCCGCCGCCAATCCAAAAGAGCAGAAGAATGCCGTTGATCTTCACACTCGGTCCCTCTTTAACGATGGTGATCGCGATGCTGGCCAGTCTTGGATTCACGATTGCCCGTGCCTCCTCGGGATCCTCAATTGCGATGAGCTTAACGATGACGGTTAGCATGATGATCGGGGCAATCCTGTGGCCCACTTTAATGAACCGGTACCAGAAAAGGTTAGAACTCGCAGATGAGAACTACCGGCAGAAGAGATATGCTCAATACATCGAACAGCAGAAGGCGATTCTTGATGACAAGTATCAAAGAAATAGCCGTATTCTTCAAGAAACGCACTTTCCTGGTCCTAACCAAATTTATAATATTATGAAAAATAAAGAGAGTGAACGTCGCCTCTGGGAACGTAAACCGAGCGATTCGGATTTTCTGGAAGTGCGCCTAGGAAAGGGCGAACGGGACTTTGAGGTTCAGGTAACCTTTCCGAAGCAAGGCTTCATGCTGGATGAAGATCCGCTTATCAATGAACCTGCTAAGCTTGCGCAGAAATACGCCAAACTGCACGATGCTCCCATCACTGTTTCGTTGTTAGATGAAAGAACGGTCGGTTTGATCGGCGATCGCGAGAAGATTATGAACAACATGAAATGCATGGCGTTACATTTGGCCGGTCTGCACGCTTACGATGAAGTGAAGATGGTGTTCGTTTACAACGAGTTTGAGAGCGCACATTTCGAATGGACAAAGGAGTTGCCTCACGTCTGGAGCACCAATCGAAATATTCGTTATGTTGCCACGAACAAGAATGAGGTTCATCAGCTCTTTAACGCCATTGATGAGGCTGTCAAAGAACGCGAACAAGGCTCGTCGAGAGATTCCCGCTCGAACGGTCTCCTTAAGCCACACTTTGTCGTGTTCATTGCGGATGAGAAACTAGTAGATAATGAGCCGCTTATGCGATACATCGCGAATCCGCATAATGTCGTGAGCATTTCCGGTGTGTTTATTTACGGTGGTATTTCCAAATTGCCTAAAGATTGTGAAGTAATTATCCAGAACGACGATTCGGAGTGCGGCATTTATTATAAGAATAAATTGAACAACAGATTAATGAAATTTACTGCCGATGAAGTGAGAAACGAAGATTTGGTCGATTTCTCTCAACGCCTTTCTACGGTTTCGGTCAAAACTGAAAGTATGAACCTTAGCGTGCCTGAGCGCGTATCCTTCTTGGGCATGTATAAGGCCGGCAATATCGAGGAATTGAATATCGAGCGATTTTGGAGCGAAAATTTATCTTATCAATCGCTGGCTGCCCCTATTGGAATTAAAGCCGGCGGAGAGTTGTTCTCACTCGATATTCACGAGAACTATCACGGCTGCCACGGTTTGGTAGCAGGAATGACGGGCTCCGGTAAGAGTGAGTTTCTGCAGACGTATATTATTTCCGCAGCCATTAATTTCCATCCTCACGATTTGTCCTTTGTCCTAATCGACTACAAAGGCGGCGGTATGGCCAACATTTTTGATGGGATGCCACATATCGCGGGTAAAATAACGAATTTATCCGGAAGCCAATTGAATCGCTCGTTAATCTCGATCAAAGCCGAATTAAATCAAAGGCAGCTGTTATTTAACCAATATGGCATCAATCATATTGACAAATATCAAAAGCTCTATAAAGAAGGCAAAGCGAGCATTCCGCTTCCGCATCTTGCCATTATCTCCGATGAATTTGCGCAGCTGAAGACCCAACAACCAGATTTCATGCGCGAGCTGATTGACGTTGCCCAGATTGGACGAAGCTTAGGAATTCATCTGATTCTGGCCACGCAGAAGCCGTCAGGTGTCGTGGACGATCAAATTTGGAGTAACTCGAAATTTCGAGTGTGTTTAAAGGTGCTGGATAAGTACGACAGCAATGAAATGATTAAGAAGCCGGATGCAGCGATGATCAAGCTGCCTGGTCGCTGTTATGTACAGGTCGGTTACGACGAAATCTTCGAATTCGTGCAATCCGGCTATAGCGGAAGCGAATACGTCCCTGTTGACGGTTATATTGACGAGGAAGATAGAACCGTAAGTCTTATCAACAATACCGCAACGCCGCTGCATGTCGCCAAGGAAGAGATGAAAGGCCGGAAGACGGGGAAATCGCAATTGGAGTCTTTGATCGATAAGGTTATTGAGATTGCGGCCCGTAACGAAATCGAACCTATTCGGCTCTGGATGGAGCCACTCCAAGAGGAGATTGCACTCAGTGAGATCGAGGGCTTCGGAGCTTACGGCTTTAACGGCCGGGAGTGGCAGGAGTCGGACAAACACCTAGAGGCTACGATTGGTTTGGCGGATTTCCCGAGAAAGCAGAAGCAGCTGCCGCTGACAGTCAATTTGATGAAAGACGGCCATATCGTTGTGTACGGTACCTCGGGTATGGGGAAGACCACTTTCGTCCAGACGCTCCTTTACAGCTTGGCTTATACGTATTCACCTGATGATATCCATATGTACGTGTTTGATTTTGGCGGTAGGACATTGGGGTATTTTTCCGAGCTCCCGCATTGCGGCGGTGTGTTCTATGCGGATGACGAAGATCGAGTTGAAGATACGGTGAACGGGCTTCTTGAATTGATGGAGCAAAGAAAACGGTTATTTTCGGAAAATAACGTCGGATCGTTCGATGGATACATATCCGCAACGAAGAAGAAGCTTCCAGCTGTAGTTTTAGTTGTAGACAACTATTCCGTTCTCAAGGAGCGGTTCTATCGCTTAGAAGACAATATCGTCAAACTAGCAAGTAACGGGAAAACGTACGGCATTTACTTAATCATTACAGGGAACAGCAAAGGAGCCGTGTTCTATAAAGTTACCGAACACGTATCCAACTTTGTTACGCTGCGCTTGAATGACAGCATGCATTATCGCGAAGTGTTAAACACGTCCGTTCCGCTTGACCTGGATCACGTCCGAGGCAGAGGTCTGACGGTCGTTGGCGAAGTCATAGAGTTCCAGACGGCCTTAGTTGCCAAGAAGAACAATGAGATTGAACTCGTCTCTTATATTCGCGAGCAAATCGCTAGAATGAGTGCGTCATGGACAGGGGAAGAAGCGGCGCTCGACGGTGTACATGAGGCGGTAGCGTATGTCGCTGCGGCTTCGGAGGCGAAAGCGTCCAAACAAAAGCCTCAATCGGCATCTCTAAGATCAGACACGAATCACGCATTACCATTGATTGAAATCGACGAGCATGCTCTGTATGTTGGGAATTCACCAAGGAACAATGCTCCCAAAGGCTTAGCGCTCAAGGATCTTCATACGTTCTTTATCGGTGGGCAAGAAGAAACCGGAAAGACAGCTATGCTGAAGAGCCTAATCACTGATATGAATCAATACGTGGGCAGGCAAGTAATGTTTATAGATCGGGACAATCAAGAATTGCAGTCATTCTGCGAGGAAGCCCGTGTTGATAGGTATATGTCCTTGGCATCGGAAGTTGATGACTTTATCAAGGAGCTTGCTGCAATCGTTAAAGAAAGAAGTACGGAATATGAGGTGCTCCGTACGAATGTGGAAACGGAAGACGATGTGTATGGTTTCATGTTGAAGTATCAGAAGCAATTTATCTTCATCAACGGCTTCTCGGATTTCTACGATATGATTTCCGACGATGCAGCAGACAAATTGGATCGGCTCATACCGATCTGTAAAGGACTAAACATCTATTTCATTACGATGGATAACTTTGCAGAGCTGAAGGAATATGCCCCAACCCCTCTCTATTTACATTTAGTTAAAGCGGAGAAAGGGATCGTCATGGGCGGTTCCGTGAGCAAACAGCCTATCTTTACCTTCGAGAATATGAATCAGCAAGATCGGAACAAAGTTTTGCCAGCAGGTCATGGCTTTCTGTTCGATAACAACAAATTTGAAGTGATTACTATGCCCTATTAA
- a CDS encoding WXG100 family type VII secretion target yields the protein MDFRINYSQVVSQANHIHDLARNLNTNVSGLENLMQQMKSAWKGPAAEACLKQCELLKTEMNATFRQMEDVSSTIKQVADRIQREDEAAAERARRLSQGKIGGGGVFK from the coding sequence ATGGATTTTCGCATTAATTATTCACAAGTCGTAAGCCAAGCGAATCATATTCATGATTTGGCTCGCAACTTGAACACCAATGTAAGCGGGCTCGAGAACTTGATGCAGCAGATGAAGAGTGCTTGGAAAGGTCCCGCAGCGGAAGCGTGTTTGAAGCAGTGTGAATTATTAAAGACGGAAATGAACGCAACGTTCAGGCAAATGGAAGATGTCTCAAGTACGATCAAGCAAGTAGCAGATCGAATCCAGCGTGAAGACGAAGCTGCTGCCGAGAGGGCAAGGCGATTGTCCCAAGGGAAAATCGGCGGCGGTGGCGTTTTCAAATAA
- a CDS encoding FRG domain-containing protein, whose amino-acid sequence MLEVEEQSIWETKDIFKWIDYINATSLLDKNWIFRGQKSVGYDLSTSFYRTLKESLANLDSISLKIDGFYIEKFLVQEFYDKYDNYADITIRNDNITYNDHAYSLLSVMQHYGAPTRLQDWSRCPKIASFFAFDGATLEEDSCVYALNTKVLEDIYWGKIEKKFGLEKSQGRDSYKSDIEFRNQIDSSFGQEDFDLDMSNQTINVFEPLILNKRLRAQKGVFIVPSQPHLTVSDILKHYEIDNGYYQGQSIAKKFIFKKENLINFIKVLTQKEKITHEQMYPGLEGLSLSLKQMVKYNNFTPKIGKEEMEHYMKRLELL is encoded by the coding sequence ATGTTAGAGGTAGAAGAACAAAGTATTTGGGAAACAAAAGACATATTTAAATGGATAGATTACATAAACGCAACCTCTCTACTTGATAAAAATTGGATATTTAGAGGGCAAAAGTCAGTAGGCTATGATTTATCCACATCTTTTTATAGGACATTGAAGGAATCTTTGGCTAATTTGGATTCAATATCACTTAAAATTGACGGTTTTTATATTGAAAAATTCCTTGTACAAGAATTTTATGATAAATATGATAATTACGCAGACATAACCATAAGAAATGACAACATAACATATAACGACCATGCTTACTCTCTTTTATCAGTAATGCAACACTATGGGGCCCCAACAAGACTGCAGGATTGGTCTAGATGTCCCAAAATAGCTTCTTTCTTTGCATTTGATGGAGCAACTTTAGAAGAAGACTCTTGTGTTTATGCACTAAATACAAAAGTACTAGAGGATATATATTGGGGGAAAATAGAAAAAAAGTTTGGTTTGGAGAAAAGTCAGGGTAGGGATAGTTACAAAAGTGATATTGAATTTCGCAATCAAATAGATAGCTCCTTCGGTCAGGAAGATTTTGATCTTGATATGTCAAACCAAACTATAAATGTATTCGAACCACTTATTTTAAATAAAAGATTAAGAGCACAAAAAGGAGTTTTTATTGTACCAAGTCAGCCTCATCTTACTGTTTCTGACATTCTTAAACATTATGAAATAGATAATGGGTATTACCAGGGACAGTCTATAGCCAAGAAATTTATCTTTAAAAAAGAGAATTTAATAAATTTTATAAAAGTTCTAACACAAAAAGAAAAAATAACACATGAACAAATGTATCCAGGTCTAGAAGGGCTATCCCTCAGCTTAAAACAGATGGTTAAATATAATAATTTTACACCAAAAATCGGAAAAGAGGAGATGGAACACTATATGAAACGTTTAGAACTCCTGTAA
- a CDS encoding reverse transcriptase family protein — translation MNWEMYKDKFYYLAKFSGKDELYIQTCLSYAEKLFRQGLPVIYDLEHLSMLVGYKESYILKVCNSQSYFYRTFKIPKKVKGEYREISEPLPNLKNIQHWILNGILYNLSPNPHAKAYRRGYFIKDNAKYHRNQKTVLTIDIKDYFVSIGFKKVLNLFMKIGYCKSVAVALTNLCILNNGLPQGAPTSAMLSNLTTITLDEKISYYTSRRKIRYTRYADDMTFSGDLNEDKVIKFINEVLRSEEFVVNEQKTRTRHRNQQQEVTGIVVNEKLQVSRGYRKSLRQVMYYIKKYGLESHLRHTFEFETNKRHYVYQLLGKANFILSINPNDVEVKEYYNYLKELLEILKDNYDGDKILS, via the coding sequence ATGAATTGGGAAATGTATAAAGATAAGTTTTATTACCTTGCAAAATTCTCTGGTAAAGATGAATTATACATACAAACTTGTTTAAGTTATGCAGAGAAATTGTTTAGACAAGGTCTCCCAGTCATATACGATCTAGAGCATCTCTCAATGTTAGTTGGTTATAAAGAATCGTATATTTTAAAGGTATGTAATAGTCAAAGTTATTTCTATAGGACATTCAAGATACCGAAAAAAGTTAAAGGTGAATATAGAGAGATCTCAGAGCCATTGCCTAATTTGAAAAATATACAACACTGGATTTTAAACGGAATTTTATATAACCTTTCGCCAAACCCTCACGCAAAAGCATATAGGCGTGGCTATTTTATAAAGGATAATGCAAAGTATCACCGCAATCAAAAAACAGTCTTAACTATTGATATAAAAGATTACTTTGTATCAATCGGTTTTAAAAAGGTACTTAATTTATTTATGAAAATTGGTTACTGCAAATCAGTAGCAGTAGCGTTAACAAATCTGTGTATTTTAAATAATGGACTCCCACAAGGAGCACCTACAAGTGCTATGCTATCTAACCTAACGACTATAACGTTAGATGAAAAGATCTCTTACTATACTTCTCGACGTAAAATTAGATATACACGTTATGCTGATGATATGACCTTTTCTGGTGATTTAAATGAAGATAAGGTCATTAAATTTATTAATGAGGTACTACGTTCGGAAGAATTTGTGGTTAATGAACAAAAAACAAGAACGAGACATCGTAATCAACAACAGGAAGTAACAGGAATTGTAGTTAATGAGAAGCTTCAAGTGTCGAGAGGCTATCGCAAGTCACTTAGGCAGGTCATGTATTACATAAAGAAATATGGACTTGAGAGTCATTTGCGTCATACGTTCGAATTTGAAACTAATAAACGACATTATGTTTATCAGTTACTTGGCAAGGCAAATTTCATTTTAAGTATCAATCCCAATGATGTAGAAGTGAAAGAATATTATAATTATCTTAAAGAATTATTGGAAATACTTAAGGATAATTATGATGGCGATAAAATTCTTAGCTAA
- a CDS encoding SPFH domain-containing protein has product MALFDRIKYDGPSGGHPWLVYKYPSEEFTLGSQLIVNQSQEALFLKGGEALDLFGPGTHTLVTGNLPLLNKLVNLPFGGQTPFTAEIYYLNKTSRLDMRWGTSVPFPVEDPKYGNLISVRAFGQYGITVLDSRLFVSQLIGAMNGGHVTDYEIVTRYFDGIINSKIKEIVAFYMIEKKISFLEITSHIGDLSRICKEAINEEFARFGVEILNFYVESVNVPKEDTEQLKILKEKKAELNILGEDYYRRRSFDVLEKLADNPSSGGMANAAMGLGMGLGAGAAAGGAFANIASNLNAAAPTNSTSNNVSQGQTICPKCGEHNQSGMKFCGSCGDKLQVTVSCTKCGSQVPAGMKFCGECGQAVGNKKCNQCGAESAPTSSFCGNCGRKH; this is encoded by the coding sequence ATGGCACTTTTCGATAGAATCAAATATGACGGACCCTCGGGTGGACATCCATGGCTTGTTTATAAGTATCCGTCTGAAGAATTCACACTGGGCTCCCAGCTTATTGTGAATCAAAGTCAGGAAGCCCTTTTTCTTAAAGGAGGGGAGGCCCTCGATCTATTTGGTCCTGGGACTCACACATTAGTAACGGGGAATTTGCCGCTCTTAAATAAGCTGGTAAATCTACCCTTCGGCGGACAAACGCCTTTTACTGCAGAGATTTATTACCTTAACAAAACTTCACGCTTAGATATGAGGTGGGGGACTTCCGTACCATTTCCGGTTGAAGACCCGAAGTACGGTAATTTGATCTCAGTCAGGGCTTTTGGACAATATGGCATAACGGTATTGGATTCTCGTCTATTTGTGTCCCAACTGATAGGTGCAATGAACGGTGGTCATGTAACCGATTATGAGATTGTAACGAGATATTTTGATGGGATTATCAATAGTAAAATTAAAGAAATTGTAGCTTTCTATATGATAGAAAAGAAGATTTCTTTTTTGGAGATAACATCCCACATTGGTGATCTTTCGCGCATTTGTAAAGAAGCCATTAATGAAGAATTTGCTAGATTCGGCGTTGAAATATTGAATTTTTATGTAGAGTCGGTGAATGTACCCAAAGAGGATACGGAGCAACTCAAAATATTGAAGGAAAAAAAGGCTGAGTTGAATATCCTTGGAGAGGATTATTATAGAAGACGTTCATTTGATGTACTGGAAAAGCTTGCTGATAATCCCTCATCAGGTGGCATGGCTAATGCGGCAATGGGGTTAGGCATGGGTTTGGGGGCTGGCGCTGCAGCTGGTGGGGCATTTGCTAATATTGCTTCGAACCTTAATGCGGCTGCACCGACGAACAGCACTTCCAATAATGTTAGTCAGGGACAGACGATTTGCCCCAAATGTGGTGAACATAATCAATCGGGTATGAAATTCTGCGGTAGTTGCGGAGATAAACTACAAGTAACTGTTAGTTGCACCAAATGCGGGTCACAAGTTCCTGCCGGCATGAAATTTTGTGGGGAATGTGGTCAAGCGGTTGGCAATAAAAAGTGTAATCAGTGTGGTGCGGAGAGTGCGCCTACAAGTTCTTTCTGTGGCAACTGCGGAAGGAAGCATTGA
- a CDS encoding AAA family ATPase, with protein MILNFIWIDQFKGIKEQGLNLNSQIKIDFDKVRGNLNITNNTLYIPNFFSVNNLENSRYSQLAKIENICAIVGENGTGKTTILDYIKMIFSSEYYNTKGILVLEFLFDNELRKCIFHHKDIQIKSGNYKEYGFNLYTYEQARELFSFIEKDTSIIYFSNIFDSKREVEGGCLINLSTNYLLINQNGFSDNVTLYRTKEIEWQVNFFVRAGSLLRSKVPFNAPDFLTINFIDSGWYKENTLFNISREPLIPQLFSKFVDNLNNDFNLEQFPKQLAFATLRHIYVELIRSDLEEKLHNVLAEAAKNFKPGPSRNNAEIVFDFLKSFENHLGSLHKQYRSTETETKKLLSLIQGLNKFIYSILKAHKSGEISIDRNGSVKIALKEAILADLLRNYGKSVSVDEYLTFDWRELSSGQKAYLTIFSRFYNIINRRGNILGGNVLILLDEAEVYLHPQWQKELLRNIIDFFSIAFRKRNSNKQKRLQIIMTSNSPFIVSDLPNTNIIFLKDNNGETVVSYGLDELPQTFASNINGLLAHTFFLKDGVIGSFAKDKINEIIHLLINGTDAEIKIKKNFIDKSIRIIGEPLIKNKLFQMLEERMVIDLMGIRGEINSLEKDLALIQERLKKIEGNQ; from the coding sequence TTGATACTTAACTTTATATGGATTGACCAGTTCAAAGGAATTAAGGAACAGGGACTAAATCTTAATAGTCAAATTAAGATTGACTTTGATAAAGTTCGTGGAAATCTAAATATTACCAATAATACCCTATACATACCAAATTTCTTCTCTGTTAATAACTTGGAAAACTCTAGGTATAGTCAATTAGCAAAAATAGAAAACATATGTGCGATTGTCGGTGAAAATGGTACTGGAAAGACCACTATACTTGACTATATTAAGATGATTTTTTCATCCGAATATTACAATACCAAAGGTATATTGGTTTTGGAATTTCTTTTTGACAATGAATTAAGAAAGTGCATCTTTCATCATAAAGATATACAAATAAAATCAGGAAACTACAAAGAATATGGATTTAACCTTTACACATATGAACAAGCTAGAGAGCTTTTTTCTTTTATTGAGAAAGATACTTCAATTATTTACTTTTCTAATATTTTTGATTCAAAAAGAGAAGTTGAGGGAGGATGCCTAATTAATTTATCAACAAATTATTTATTAATAAATCAAAATGGTTTTAGTGATAACGTAACGTTGTACAGAACCAAGGAGATAGAATGGCAGGTGAATTTTTTCGTTAGAGCAGGTTCACTGTTAAGATCTAAAGTTCCTTTTAATGCACCAGATTTCTTAACAATAAACTTTATTGACAGTGGTTGGTATAAGGAAAATACTTTGTTCAATATAAGTCGGGAACCACTAATTCCACAATTATTCTCAAAATTTGTTGATAATCTAAATAACGATTTTAACTTAGAGCAGTTCCCAAAACAATTAGCCTTTGCCACGCTTAGGCACATATATGTTGAACTTATTAGGTCTGATTTGGAGGAGAAACTTCACAACGTACTAGCAGAAGCAGCAAAAAACTTTAAACCAGGTCCGAGTAGAAATAATGCTGAAATTGTTTTTGATTTTCTTAAATCATTCGAAAACCATCTTGGTTCACTTCATAAACAATATAGAAGTACAGAAACAGAGACCAAAAAATTACTATCATTAATTCAGGGATTAAACAAGTTCATATACTCAATCTTAAAGGCTCATAAATCTGGTGAAATAAGCATTGATAGAAATGGTTCTGTCAAAATTGCACTCAAAGAAGCTATTCTTGCTGATCTCCTAAGAAATTACGGTAAGTCTGTAAGTGTTGACGAATACCTTACTTTCGATTGGCGAGAATTAAGCTCAGGCCAAAAAGCATATTTAACCATTTTCTCTCGTTTCTACAATATCATAAACAGAAGGGGGAATATCCTAGGGGGGAATGTGTTGATTTTGCTAGATGAAGCAGAAGTATACCTTCATCCGCAATGGCAAAAGGAATTATTGCGGAACATAATAGACTTTTTTTCTATTGCGTTTAGAAAGAGAAATTCAAACAAACAGAAAAGACTACAAATTATTATGACTTCAAATTCACCATTTATCGTATCGGACCTACCAAATACCAACATTATTTTCTTAAAAGATAATAATGGTGAAACGGTTGTATCTTACGGATTAGATGAATTACCTCAAACATTTGCATCAAATATTAATGGTTTACTAGCCCATACTTTTTTCTTGAAAGATGGGGTTATAGGTAGCTTTGCAAAGGATAAAATAAATGAAATTATTCATCTTCTTATAAATGGGACCGATGCTGAGATAAAAATAAAGAAAAATTTCATTGACAAGTCAATACGAATAATTGGAGAACCACTAATCAAAAATAAACTTTTTCAGATGCTTGAAGAACGTATGGTTATTGATTTAATGGGTATTAGAGGAGAAATCAATTCTCTTGAAAAGGACTTAGCTCTAATACAAGAACGACTAAAAAAGATTGAGGGCAATCAATGA
- a CDS encoding helix-turn-helix transcriptional regulator: MPKGLDAETKDEFIKNLTENLPVLRAKLGITQAELADKIGISRQTLIAIEMGKRVMSWHMFVTLTLFFLQNESTKMLLPAVNVYNKELIDFFNYESDK; the protein is encoded by the coding sequence ATGCCCAAAGGACTTGATGCTGAAACCAAAGACGAATTCATCAAGAACTTGACTGAGAACCTTCCTGTTTTAAGAGCTAAACTAGGAATAACACAGGCTGAGCTTGCCGATAAAATTGGCATTAGTAGACAAACATTGATAGCAATTGAAATGGGTAAAAGGGTTATGTCATGGCATATGTTTGTTACCTTAACACTTTTTTTTCTGCAAAATGAATCAACCAAAATGCTATTGCCCGCAGTTAATGTTTACAATAAGGAACTCATTGATTTCTTTAATTATGAATCTGATAAATAA
- a CDS encoding WXG100 family type VII secretion target codes for MANNSMRVETTDLRNSAKLIEDKTGKYVQEYSKIYNDVIANLKVNWQGQSSEAFNRQIEGYRNDFDELATVLKSYSDFLVKTADKIEKTEDALKNAASNLNSGR; via the coding sequence ATGGCAAACAACAGTATGCGAGTGGAAACAACGGATTTAAGAAATTCTGCGAAGTTGATTGAAGACAAGACAGGGAAGTATGTGCAGGAGTATTCGAAGATTTACAACGACGTTATTGCTAATCTCAAGGTAAACTGGCAGGGACAATCCAGCGAAGCATTCAATAGACAGATCGAGGGATATCGCAACGATTTCGACGAGCTCGCCACAGTATTAAAGAGCTATTCGGACTTCTTGGTGAAAACAGCGGATAAAATCGAAAAAACGGAAGATGCGCTGAAAAACGCTGCCAGCAACTTAAACTCAGGACGCTAA